One Phycisphaerae bacterium DNA window includes the following coding sequences:
- a CDS encoding FG-GAP repeat protein: MRSTRKWRPGLGILAVSVATLLPLLLGQGCPDIADLSSAITGNISGSLTGTTTLIVHSPSVAQTVRIGDALTMVYDVSSSASNVVAFYDRDGVAGSGDEVVFATSLAAGTGKVVTLQTGTLAAGTLRVGIRATIGLQTLTAYAPGVVTLQAGVAVTWVSPAAPVSLAAGASLPIEFDAGTTQFQYRLFYDRDTTVNSNETTIHQATVNGSSTVERTFNTASLTTGVYNIGVVVTPATGSPIASYNPATLTVTTGVYMEILSPTVGLVVQPGEFVQVLVAANDPSNPTASVRTFYDPDTTFGNGNETTIATFPASVGGTNWNTTGVITGEYYVGAELLNGQSPPLTRYSAGVVQVGSGGGGTGEASLSVTSPLTAASILEGNTYRINWTTNLRRSEGTVRVFREPDADNDGEPDGEATRVTIVDGLEALTQFVDFKTTGAIGKFFIGATLTPVTGDPVTDYAPGTLTVVPKTFWVGDFATKRDNTGNVVPQTGFARGAIFRGHNFGDNLGSALLAADDYDGDGRNEIIMGAQFGKPFFARAEGRGAGEAYLIYGQAARYSGHYYANSVGLGATTTTDAALPGTILTGVVPNPYAGDDLVNVSLARAGSSIPYTVEGGVAQPYATEGLRSITLIPDQDGDNRQELVFGFPYCNSFSLSNQVVDGIHPAPLPALGRLENNGHFLRGGVITLSSRNSLLANRRAVSRHFDRVIQLDEVGQVFEDMGVDPGWGNPPSVADVCPNFPNTTLDGTEETIVFPCEGFFQSTEGTISPPRLATSLAAGGLVIAPETTYCMGGEVVNLSQIDPPPGPSELGFIGGRQVAGPNGTDQCTPNVNLGPIFGEWPLFGTMAVLGTGFYSTGVTHDTRVMSPPREPYGCRILGQTTSQCPDPAACLSTANRFGHSVSTSGDFLLVGAPLRTALRAETPSLPTATREQAGEVYMLQLKRPGAPDNQYLWTTPAHGDNETVPAPHNYIIGDLGYVRAEVLDSRRYDKPGDVDFEISNPIRIIGASAGDQVGDVTGLADINNDGVDDVAVGAPGAARMPNETFPRGAVYVLYRRQPEIEADYLLEDLARDPASDPQRLNGLMIIGQPGENIGRSLAGGGDLNDDYNKDGYADLLIGSPDAFTAGGAQSGEVFILFGGRNLLNPAGGITLGDLRDAGYGMLLTGAGTGHHAGITVANAGDFNGDGTPDILIAAPDASPSFTFTPGGDGTYAAAGTAHGVDLDGNGVADDRNLDGDPDDLTGAGVVYVVFGGTHLTGTISLGQIGSDNLPGVMFVGSNGGDALGGGLTQNGLLSKGVASAGDLDGDGRADLLMSSILASPEGKTAAGEVYLIYGFKP, from the coding sequence ATGAGAAGCACGCGCAAGTGGCGACCGGGTCTGGGTATTCTCGCGGTGTCCGTGGCCACCCTGTTGCCACTCCTGCTCGGCCAGGGCTGTCCGGACATCGCCGATCTCAGCAGTGCCATCACCGGCAACATCTCCGGGAGCCTCACCGGAACGACCACTCTCATCGTGCACTCGCCGTCCGTGGCCCAGACGGTTCGGATCGGCGATGCCTTGACCATGGTCTACGACGTGAGTAGCTCCGCCTCGAACGTGGTCGCCTTCTACGACCGCGACGGCGTTGCCGGCAGCGGCGACGAGGTGGTTTTTGCCACCTCCCTCGCCGCCGGCACGGGCAAGGTGGTGACGCTGCAGACCGGCACCCTGGCGGCGGGCACGCTGCGCGTGGGCATCCGGGCGACCATCGGCCTGCAGACCCTGACCGCGTATGCCCCCGGCGTCGTGACCCTGCAGGCCGGCGTGGCCGTGACTTGGGTCTCCCCGGCCGCTCCGGTCAGTCTCGCCGCGGGCGCCAGCCTTCCAATAGAGTTTGATGCTGGCACAACCCAGTTCCAGTATCGGCTGTTCTACGACCGCGATACCACCGTCAATTCCAACGAGACAACCATCCACCAGGCAACGGTCAACGGTTCCTCGACCGTGGAAAGGACCTTCAACACCGCCTCGCTCACCACCGGCGTCTATAACATCGGCGTGGTCGTCACCCCGGCCACGGGTTCACCGATCGCGAGCTACAATCCCGCGACGCTGACCGTGACGACCGGCGTCTACATGGAGATCCTTTCGCCTACCGTCGGCCTGGTCGTGCAGCCGGGCGAGTTCGTCCAGGTCCTCGTGGCCGCTAACGACCCGTCGAATCCAACCGCCAGCGTACGCACCTTCTACGATCCCGATACCACCTTCGGCAACGGCAACGAGACCACCATCGCGACCTTCCCCGCATCCGTCGGCGGCACGAACTGGAATACCACCGGCGTGATCACCGGCGAGTATTACGTCGGCGCCGAGCTGCTCAACGGCCAGAGCCCTCCGTTGACCCGGTACAGTGCCGGCGTCGTTCAGGTCGGCAGCGGCGGCGGCGGCACGGGCGAGGCGTCACTCTCCGTGACCTCTCCCCTGACCGCCGCGAGCATCCTGGAAGGTAATACCTACCGGATCAACTGGACAACCAACCTGCGACGCAGCGAAGGCACGGTCCGGGTCTTCCGCGAGCCGGACGCCGACAACGACGGTGAGCCCGATGGCGAGGCGACTCGAGTGACCATCGTCGATGGCCTCGAAGCCCTGACCCAGTTCGTGGACTTCAAGACCACCGGCGCGATCGGCAAGTTCTTCATCGGGGCGACCTTGACACCGGTGACCGGCGACCCCGTGACCGACTACGCCCCGGGCACCTTGACCGTTGTGCCGAAGACCTTCTGGGTGGGCGACTTCGCCACCAAGCGGGACAACACCGGCAACGTGGTGCCCCAAACCGGCTTCGCCCGCGGGGCCATCTTCCGAGGCCATAACTTCGGTGACAACCTGGGCAGCGCCCTGCTCGCCGCCGACGACTACGACGGCGATGGCCGTAATGAGATCATCATGGGCGCTCAGTTCGGCAAGCCGTTCTTCGCCCGCGCCGAGGGACGAGGAGCCGGCGAGGCATACCTGATCTACGGCCAGGCGGCGCGGTATTCGGGTCACTACTACGCCAATAGCGTCGGACTGGGAGCCACGACCACCACCGACGCAGCTCTCCCCGGCACCATCCTGACAGGCGTCGTGCCCAACCCTTACGCCGGCGACGATCTCGTCAACGTGAGCCTCGCTCGGGCCGGTTCCTCGATTCCGTATACTGTCGAAGGCGGCGTCGCCCAGCCGTACGCCACCGAAGGCCTTCGGTCGATCACCTTGATTCCCGACCAGGATGGTGACAACCGTCAAGAACTCGTCTTCGGCTTCCCGTACTGCAACTCGTTCAGCTTGAGCAACCAGGTGGTCGATGGGATTCATCCCGCGCCCCTGCCCGCGTTGGGCCGGTTGGAAAACAACGGGCACTTCCTGCGCGGCGGTGTGATCACCCTGTCCAGCCGGAACTCGCTGCTCGCCAACCGCCGGGCCGTCAGCCGCCATTTTGACCGCGTCATTCAACTCGACGAGGTCGGCCAGGTGTTCGAGGATATGGGTGTCGATCCCGGCTGGGGTAATCCGCCTTCGGTGGCCGACGTCTGCCCCAACTTCCCCAACACCACCCTCGACGGAACCGAGGAGACGATCGTGTTCCCGTGCGAAGGCTTCTTCCAGAGCACGGAAGGGACCATCAGTCCGCCACGGTTGGCGACATCACTCGCCGCAGGCGGCCTGGTCATCGCCCCGGAGACGACCTACTGCATGGGCGGAGAGGTGGTCAATCTCTCCCAGATCGACCCGCCACCCGGACCCAGCGAGCTCGGCTTCATCGGCGGCCGCCAAGTGGCAGGACCGAACGGCACCGACCAGTGCACGCCGAACGTCAACCTCGGCCCAATCTTCGGAGAATGGCCACTGTTCGGTACCATGGCCGTTCTGGGTACGGGTTTCTACAGCACCGGGGTCACCCACGACACCCGGGTCATGTCCCCGCCCCGAGAGCCCTACGGATGCCGGATCCTCGGTCAGACCACCAGCCAGTGCCCCGACCCCGCCGCCTGCTTGTCCACCGCCAACCGCTTCGGACACAGCGTGTCAACTTCCGGCGACTTCCTGCTGGTCGGAGCCCCGCTGCGTACCGCCCTTCGCGCCGAGACACCGTCGCTGCCGACGGCGACGCGCGAGCAGGCCGGCGAAGTCTATATGCTCCAACTGAAGCGACCGGGGGCGCCCGACAACCAGTACCTCTGGACCACCCCGGCTCACGGCGACAATGAGACGGTTCCCGCGCCCCATAACTACATCATCGGCGACCTCGGCTACGTTCGCGCCGAGGTCCTCGATAGCCGCCGCTACGACAAGCCCGGCGATGTGGACTTCGAGATATCCAACCCCATCCGCATCATCGGAGCCTCCGCCGGCGACCAAGTGGGCGACGTGACCGGCTTGGCAGACATCAACAACGACGGTGTCGATGATGTCGCCGTCGGTGCGCCGGGCGCGGCCAGGATGCCCAACGAGACCTTCCCGCGTGGGGCGGTCTATGTCCTGTACCGCCGCCAGCCCGAGATCGAGGCGGACTACCTGCTCGAAGACTTGGCCCGCGATCCCGCCTCAGACCCGCAACGCCTCAACGGCCTGATGATCATCGGCCAGCCGGGCGAGAACATCGGACGGTCGCTGGCCGGTGGCGGCGATCTCAACGACGATTACAACAAAGATGGGTACGCCGACCTGCTGATTGGCAGCCCCGACGCCTTCACCGCCGGCGGCGCCCAGTCGGGCGAGGTGTTCATCCTGTTCGGCGGCCGCAACCTGCTCAACCCGGCCGGCGGCATCACCCTCGGCGACCTCCGGGACGCCGGTTACGGCATGCTCCTCACCGGGGCGGGCACCGGACATCACGCCGGCATCACCGTGGCGAACGCCGGCGATTTCAACGGCGACGGCACCCCCGATATCCTCATCGCTGCACCGGATGCCAGCCCGTCGTTTACGTTCACTCCCGGCGGCGACGGCACCTACGCCGCCGCCGGTACCGCCCACGGGGTCGACCTGGACGGCAACGGTGTGGCCGACGACCGCAACCTCGACGGCGACCCCGATGACCTCACCGGCGCCGGCGTTGTCTACGTGGTCTTTGGCGGCACCCACCTGACCGGGACGATCTCCTTGGGCCAGATCGGGAGCGACAATCTGCCCGGCGTCATGTTCGTCGGCAGCAACGGCGGCGACGCCTTGGGCGGCGGCCTCACTCAAAACGGCCTCCTGTCCAAGGGCGTTGCGTCCGCGGGCGATCTCGACGGCGACGGCCGAGCCGATCTCCTGATGAGCTCGATTCTGGCCTCACCCGAGGGTAAGACGGCCGCCGGTGAGGTATACTTGATCTACGGCTTCAAGCCCTGA